The DNA region CCTGAAGGAAGTCCACGAGGACAGATTGCCGTGCGTTACTCTGAGCGGTGATttgctccgtgtgtgtgtgcggttcacttcctgtcaaaCAACATCTCCAGTGTGAGCGTCGTTATGAAGTTAATCCACCTCTCagtgtgactctgtgtgtcaACAGTCTGACACAgaggttcagttcagttctgtCAGCTCCTGCTCTGTCTCCGAGGTTCAGGGTCAGGACCAGCGGACCAACACCTGGTCTCCGTCCTCTATGGAGTAAAACTGGAGAGTCTTCAGGTCACTGTCGatctcaaactctgtccccaccATCTGCAAAGAAAGGATGAAACAAAGTCTCAGGAGCAGACTCTCTGTGAACTTTACACTTTCTGCTTCGGTGTACTGAATGACCACACACGTCTGTACAGAGGACCACGAGTGTCACGGAAAATTGTGATGAATGTGATTTATTAATCAATAACTATCAATAACTAACCgtacaataacaaacagacattCATAAATGTTTACAAATTAATTTACTAATCTGTAAACAGGGTCCAACATGAACACCAAGCCTAGCGTCAGAGTGTCTACTAGGGATGTTCCTGTCGACTGAACTAAAATTTTAATCAAGACTAGTCGACAAgtctaaaaaaggaaaacactcagaaaacagtcagaaTTTATCACgatttattgttaagtatttgaaacattgtcccaaaaaatactgtgtgcattcagagccctttgaagcctttaatcacaatcttcaacagccatgttggattttaaatgctgctgaagtaCGAGACACTTTATGCATTACAACAACTCACtaaaagttaacaaataatatgACGTCTCATAAAAGATTCActgctgctgaattcattttctagatcaaagtgCTGCCACACCGCGCTGGTTTATGAGAGGACGTCTCTCCagtttaaaactccagtctactgGAGGATTACCGCagggagggggactgctgtctgaccgCTCTGTAGCGCCCACTAGTGGCGGacggctgcatgacagttaagctgTCTCGTACATGAATAAACActaaggcctcatttacaccgcaagcgatGCGTTCATGTAGCGCTCGCAAACGGCCGCTGTGTACTTGCATTTTAATTTCGGCGAGCATGTTAACAGCCTTCACACCGCATCCGTTCTACGCGCTGCTCGAGTCGCGCTGCTTTCGCAAGCAAGCTCGAAAATAGAAGAGATGGCGATTTTTTGCAAGCGAAAAACACGagtttgcgtgtgttgtgacctctctcggcCACCGTAGACATCTCCCTTGACCAAGCGAGACCTGACAGGCACATGTTTCATGTACTTACCCATTTGTAGTGTgtaaatattaattctccaagcGCTGGAATCAGtagcggctgctggtctttcaaggaggggaagctcattttctgcctacatcataaaatgtgaatCATAAAacgtaaattctaccctctggggctgctgcacgaggctagtgtgaccgcctgtgagtgctttgggacagCGGAGCGGCTCACAGCAGCATCAgctgctcgttggggacagtaactgcagagcgacagaagtcagagtctccgAACACaagtacagtctccaataacaccagaaaaagatgctagatttgttgctagtcgtttttaacaaagaaaaagtcactaagaggattggaaaagtctccagatcaactcggaacaatggaatgaaacttgaaaaatgctccagtggtggtttatatttcaagatcgctgattcgctcatttcgctgtcaatcaaaaagggattcagcctcagacagatcatccaatcatcatgcagaagcccagcgtccaggccagccgaggccagcccactgccccatagacccccagagacgctgagcgtcCGATGGGCGGCACAAAActgagcatttatccaatgactgtctagtttcgctgcagtggaacaacccactctatgcttccccactgaagtctttggacgctgagcttccactgtttaatgcaccgtgacgctacgggaatgaatgagaagaaagtggcgtcagtgacctgtgataagtagctgattctgaacaaaagctGAACGCGTTCTAGTGCATATTTAATCAATGAAATGtcaacacaacagtacatatttggccacttatttttagacattttaggggaagctgagcttcccttgcagtcttacAGCAATCACCACTGGTTGGAATAATCACTGGTGTGCAAACctgtccaccctgggctttgggtccaaaccCACTTCTTATTCTTTGGGGttattggagatttgcaaacacggTGCACTACCGCCACAAACTGTTCGGGTGCGGTTTGAAAAAACGTGTGCTGCCACTAGCCTTGTGGACCGCTTCGTGAGCACTATGCGAAATAAGGCCTAATGGGTTTAACCGACCGATTTCTGGAGCCGAATTTGACGAAATGTGGTTTAATTTTCAACATAGTCTCCCCCTGTTTACATGTTTTCTTGTGGTGTCCtttctaaaatgagcagtgaTGACAGTTTCTATATTCTGTTCTGATCAAGGAGTTAATAAACAgacagcgttagctagctagctaaaaagTTGACTGTTACTTCCACATTAAACTATATTATATGTGGACGTCTCCACAAATATTAATCAGGGACAATAAGACAAATCCATGTTTGTGAGTTTTTACAGTTCCTCATGATGAATTATCTGTCAGCATGTCAGTAATTCAGTTCCTGttaaccaaacacacactgctctgctgAGCGTCCAGCAGCCGTTATATCCTGAATATTGAGATTATAATTAACTGGAGACAAAACTTTACTCTCTACTACGGCGTCCTCTGCGATGGTTTTTAATATAAATGAAGGTTATCTTTTTTGTGTTCCTGTTCTGACATCAAACTGCACAAGAAGACATTTTTATTCCGGGCATGTCGACTGTGTCTCTCTGATGTCCGCTGTTTCTCTGCCACCAGAATGTGCACTGCTGCAACTGCTGTGACGTCCACTCAAAATCAGCCTATAGGAGCCGAGGAGCTGTCTTACCTTGGGACTGGTGTAGGTGAGCTTCAGATCAGCTGCAGGAACCTTCAGCAGTCTGTACAAGAGTCCCTTCACCTTCTGGACGACCATGGAGGctgcacaacaaacacacgcTGTTGAAACTGGATCTTATTTCATGCTTTTTCTGAACTAAAGTGTCACATACACATAAATGAGCCGcgacaggaaacacacaggtaaacTCTTTCCTGCTGTTTTACCTGGAAGCTTCTTCTCAATCGGCTCCCGGTCTGCGTCGTCAGGAAACACAAACCTAATCTCTGGTGAGGAGAGACGAGGGAGAGATCAGTGGTTTTAACCTCAGTGTGTTTGTTCATGGCCTGTCatgtaacaaccaatcagagggcAGAGAGAAGAAAGGGGTGGGACTAACTTAACAGCTGATTTTTCAGGGCAAACGGCTCCGGCTTCTTCAGCTCGCCTTCCTCTGGAGCGCCGTACTCTGAAAGACAAGATCATCTTCACTTAAAGATCACTGAAGGAGACATctgaataacaataataacaataataataataatactactaataataataaagtgtaTTAATCTCAAGACTTTAAACAGTTAATTGTGTGTAAATTGAGTGTTTCATAAAGTCATAACACTTCTTGTCTACTGTTAAACAAAAATACGAGACGTAGCAGCGcatgaataaatcaaataaagaaACAGTTTGTCATCATCGTGTTGTCGAGGTGACGTACTGTCGATGAGGCTCAGGTAACGAGGGTGCTGACAGGTGAACTGGGTGCTGAGCTGACTCCGCCCCCCTGCCTTCAGCCACTCCTCTCCGAACATCTTGATGTAGTCCAGCTCCGCCCCCCTCCTGTCCTCGGGCTGGATCTGATGGAAACCATGGCAACGGATTAGcatagccacacacacacacacacacacacacacacacacacacacacacacagatgttgaGCTCACCTCATGGCTGTTGAGGACGACCAGTTGTCCCAGTTTGGCGATGAGCAGTTGATTGGCTGTTCTGGGGTTTCCATCGCTGCTCACCAGTCGGTTACCGCGACACGATAAGTTGACCAAACTGGGGAGCTTCGCCAGCTCGTCCACCACCCAccactgagacagagacagggagacTTTCATACATGGGAAGTCTTGGGTTCTGACATTCGTGTGGATGCCACCAGACACGCTCCACCCActtaaacaccagtgcagaccaggcACCCCCCATTATGGCCATGGcaccccccagcaggacaatgcaccgtgccacaccacaaaaactattCAGGAATGGTCCGAGGAAcgtggcctccaaattccccagatcccagcctgatcaaacatctgtgggacgtgctggtacctcacaacccacaggacccaaaagatctgaagccaacgtgttggtgccagacaccaaggtacaccctccagaggtcctgtgtccacggcttcacaggtcagagccaagtccagtccaaggaggccccaccgtGGATCAGgcgtacctctggggtaccagcacgtccctcagatgtttgatcagattgtTATCTGGGGTGTTTGGAGGCAAagtcgatgccttgagctctttgatATGTTCCTCGGGTCATGCCTGAGCAGCATTTGtgatgtggcatggtgcattgtcctgctggggggggtGATAAGTGCcgactagggatgcactgaaatgaaaatttgtggccgaagccgaataataatATTAggcgcttggccgaataccaagtaccaaataccgaatattgttgtttagtttttcattagtttttgcagatgaaccccctccagattagtgttgtcacggtaccaaaattgggacccgctgtgcgataccaatgaaaatatcatggttctgagtagtatcacgataccacagcaaaaatgaggcagatgtgccttttgtcatttataaaaagataaatcacttttctataatacatcactgatatttcaatggaataaattacttattgacttattcatacttcaaaaacagcatcaatgagtgattaacataggggggatcaaaataaaataaataaataaagtaagaaTCAatcagccaccctcctcccctgacaagtaaagaacagtcccttcataagtaaagaacagtccctaaagtgtggtgaggtttgtgggccgttacctgccacaaagagtaatgtgaacggctcgtttctcctctgacacgtcacatacctgtgttcggctgactcggctgttcaggtacttctgggcagtcatgacaccaagaagaggacattattggagccgacttctccgtcgcccggtaagccgatggccgccgtatttgacaggaatacattaacgttactgtctgtgtctgtgacccccgttcaacccacaatcggtgggatttgcctttcgtttctgctgctggttgaaatctgtaggctgctcgcacagcgtgctgaatgatttaagcctattttgctcgctcaaaactatttttagtcgcaaatgcgagtgccgtgacgggcagattgccacactgccgacattttattccgccgGTCACACACGCtatttgattgcgttatcaaaacacgccgctattattcggccttgcttttaacttattccaccgaataccgaatgtgtgattttttgcaatattcggccgaatatattcggttactgaatattcggtgcatccctagtgccGACGCCATGAGGGGGTTTACTTTGTCTGATTGAACGGTGTTCAGGTGGGCGGAGCATGTCAAggagcatccacatgaatgcgaGGACCAAAGGtctcccaacagaacattgtaccaagatgatcaatgtcgttcacttcacctgtcagtggtttcaatgttttggctgatcggtgtgtgtgtgtgtgtgtgtgtgtgtgtgtgtgtgtgtgtgtgcgtgtgtaaattaaaataattaagaaACAGCTATCCTGTCTCCAGTCTTATACCTTTGTCTGTTAAACAGCTGACTGAGTGTTGTTGAGTCAGTTTGTATgagagcagaaacacacactgacctcagtGATGTTGTTGTGGTCCAGCTTGAGATCCTTCAGTGCCGGAAACATGGCTGTCTGagaccctacagaggaaacactCAGTaattatcattcattcattttctgtacccacttatcctgttgagggtcgtgggggggctggagcctatcccagctgacactgggtgagaggcagggttcaccctggacaggtcaccagactatcacaggactgacacatagagacagacaaccattcacactcacattcacacctacggacaatttagagtcaccaattaacctgcatgtctttggactgtgggaggaagctggagcacctggaggaaacccacgctgacacggggagaacatgcaaactccacacagaagggctcccccaccctgggttcgaaccaggaaccctctagctgtgaggtgacaatgctaaccactgcaccaccgtgccgccctcaaAAATTATCAATATGTTATTAAAACACAGGCTTCTCTTatttaatatgaataaataagatGTTAGGTATAAAACAGTGTGGTAGCATTGATGGAAAAAAGCTcctttaaaaagataaataaaagctGAGGGTGTAAATGTCAGGAGgaataattaatataaaacacagtcactgttcatgtgatttttatttttaccaggagcagcGTCATCAAATCGAATGTCAGACAGTCCGGTCCTGGACAAGTTCAGCTGCTCCAATCTGCAAACAAAcatcattattttaattaaagtcaatgtttataaaaaaagagaatatttaaataaaaatataaaaatgcattaataatattgtgtgtgtaatagtgtgtgtgtaatgtacCTAGgcagagcagccacagtgagcaCACTGTGCTGCATCAAGGGGTTACAGGACAGATTGAGACTCTTGAGTGACTGCAGAGTTCCTTCAggcctttaacacacacacacacacacacacacacacacacacagtgagcgCAGCCTGAACGTCACATCAGTCATgatgaaacaggaagtacaaACTTCACCTCTGCAGCTCCGTGATGTTGTTCTCCTCGACACACAGATCCTCCAGCTGTGGCCACATGGGGGCGCACTCCAGGATCTGACCAGACACCAGCCGAGAGAAACATGTCAATAAACACGCCACAAATAACAGGAAGTatttaataaatacaaacaggAAACCAGATCAGTTTGTTCACCGCACTTTGAttttgacagctgacaggaagaaGACAAGTTTGTCAGTACGTCACATTTATCAACACGGAAAATATTTCTAAAGAGAACTATAAATGATTAAACCGTTATATTAACTGtttgagtaaataaataaattaaaaaactagAAATATAACAATGGAtcaataatataaaaatgtaaataataatgaCATTTGTAATTTATATGAATAAATACTGTAGTAAAAGACACATAAATTCAAATGACTTTTAAGtgttaaattgttttaaaatatgtataaattatgtaagtaaaaatgttaatataGAATTAAaaagttaataataaaaattgtttattatatgaatttgtttttattttaatttgttttttatttattttatattctttatttgtaaattcataaattcatattttggaacctcaaataaatacaaaaatacaacatcagtaaatataccaaaataaaaataaaataaataacagtaatataaaaaaaacttttaaattttgacttttttttcatcatttttattaataCGTAAttattgtataaataaataaaaccattaTAATAAAAGATTTTTATGTCAAATTATTAAACACATATGAATTAACACTAAATAAATATTTCTTAAAAATAATACTGGTAATACACATTTCATTGCAATATAAAGCTTCTATATTCTgatttagatttatttctttattttacataatttatattttctctaaaaacaataaataaaaaatatacaaataaaacataacGTATTTATAAATAGTGGTTATAAAAATACTGTTATGCTATGTTTATTcaattatatataatattaattatatatataatttgtgTACAAATATTATATTAAGAAATTATAAATATCTGAgtattaataaaaacaacacatttccaGTCCTCTCCTGTGACAGTGGAGATGAAACACCCTTATGATAATGAGCAGACTGATgtgtacagtctgtgtgtgcagtgttATGAGCAGACAGGTGTACCTGCGGCCAGGTGAGGTTGCAGCTGTTGAGGGCGAGGACTTTGAGGCCGCAGAACGCCTGGCAGAGCGCCGACGGGTCTGAGGGCAAACGCAGTCTGTTGGAgctgagaaaataaaacaagaggAAGCGTTCAGTGGAGGGAGAGGATgagaaatcacacacacacacacacacacacacacacacacacacacagtcagtgtaCCTGAGCTGTAGTCCCTCCAGTTTGTCCAGCTGCTGAGTGACAGCAGCCACGTCCTCCCAGCAGGACAGCAGAGTCCCACACAGGTCCAACCACTGCACATCTGATCACTGCTGTTAAAGCTTCACTGTGTAACATTCACACGTTCAAATGTCTGAAAAGGACTAATGTTAGATACTGTGTTGAGTTGTGTACTTACATTATCCCAAATGTTTCTAACCTGAGAAATCCGTCGACAGCATCATACCCTCTTTACCCCCTCTAGTTCACGGATATATAAAAAGAACTGGATGCAGCGTTGGGGGCGGAGCTACATTCATCCCTGTGAaggttgctcagtggtgcttgACGCTAAAAATGTTCAACTTCCTGgctttttgcttgttttgtccaaccaaagCCCCAAAACCAAGAGATACTCAGCTTGTTGTCACGTAAGGAATTttgctaaaacaaacaaacaaaaaaaacaacaaaaaaaactcaaaacagTTTATTTCC from Epinephelus fuscoguttatus linkage group LG3, E.fuscoguttatus.final_Chr_v1 includes:
- the tbce gene encoding tubulin-specific chaperone E, producing MGVDQTEPEVPEDAVGRRVSCDGERATVRYVGAVPPTTGLWLGVEWDNPERGKHDGSHEGVQYFTCRHPKGGSFVRPAKVSFGVDYLTAVQQLYEIDSEEVLSEDISISSSKKLKWGRIKERSFESLPSVLLTRCEVNGPGPDGEIRKTTPNVQWLDLCGTLLSCWEDVAAVTQQLDKLEGLQLSSNRLRLPSDPSALCQAFCGLKVLALNSCNLTWPQILECAPMWPQLEDLCVEENNITELQRPEGTLQSLKSLNLSCNPLMQHSVLTVAALPRLEQLNLSRTGLSDIRFDDAAPGSQTAMFPALKDLKLDHNNITEWWVVDELAKLPSLVNLSCRGNRLVSSDGNPRTANQLLIAKLGQLVVLNSHEIQPEDRRGAELDYIKMFGEEWLKAGGRSQLSTQFTCQHPRYLSLIDKYGAPEEGELKKPEPFALKNQLLKIRFVFPDDADREPIEKKLPASMVVQKVKGLLYRLLKVPAADLKLTYTSPKMVGTEFEIDSDLKTLQFYSIEDGDQVLVRWS